GGGTGCTTTACAAGCGAATTAGATCATATGTTGTTTGTCaggatttaatttttttaaacatagAAATCGAAGAATGTGGGGTCGGCGCCGTCCCTGCATCTCCGCCGCGTTCGATGTTCGATGACCACCTTAAAATACTAAACACCCCGATTAATTTACTTCATGTGATGTAGCACACCCCCATATTTTCAAACCCTCAATTAAATTATGTTAGAGCATAAAATAATCTCTGCAAAGTCAGAGCCTATCTACCAAAGAATATTGTATGATCTATCCCGAGAGCCTAAAATACATTAAAATACAAAGGAATGCATTCTTGACATGCTGCCCATCTGGCTATATATAGGACTATATTCCTCCCTACCTTGCTCACATCAACCTTTGCTTTGGTGATTACTTCATCAATCACGAACACCCAGAAAacgaaagataaaaaagaaaccaGAAACCCTCTTGAAAtcctcagagagagagagaaagagacccCAAGAAAATGTATTGCCTAGTGTATGCACAATCTGGTGTCTCCACAGCTATGTTGATCTTCTACACCTGCATGTGGCTTCCCCTTATGCAGCTGAGGATAGCCGTCTCAAGAGTCCTCGCCTTCGTCTTTTGCAAGTATCAACCGCAGGAGAGCTCCTGCAGTTTCCAGCTCCCAGTGGGTAGGTTTCAAGATTTGCAGAAATCTGGtggagaagaggagaaagaagatggTGACCATGAAAAGACTTGCTCCATCTGCTTGGTGGATTACGAGGGAGAGCACTTGGTGAGCAAGCTCCATAGATGCGGCCATGTTTTCCACATGGACTGCATTGAGAGGTGGCTGGAGAGGTCGCAGTTTACCTGCCCTCTGCAGGAAGCTTGTGTTTGATGTGAGATCTTCAGCAGCAAAACAAAAATGGCGACACGATATCTGATGAGTCATCCTTGAGCCTTTGAGGCAACCACATAAAAATTGTCTTTTGTTCAGTAATTTTCTTGTCCTCAGTTTTAGCGAGGAACTGACTGTAAATTCGACAAGTCTTAGTGATGTATTTGATAAAATGTTGAAGCCTATTCTTCCTTGTCAAGATTGGTTAGATTTCAATGATCCAGCAATTACAAGTAACCCAAATTGATAGGAGTTGCTTCATTTTTTTCAGACTGATCTATAGCGTGCATTACGTCCAGTTGCTTCTTCACAGCATAATTTTGGTGctacttgattttattttattttcataattaaaagtCAACCATTAAATATTTCAGATCTATCTTTGAAAAATTTAcccctttcttttgttttacatAACTTGCTTACTTGCAAAAACGGTGTCTATTTAGGTGATATatgataagaaaagataaagtgTCATGTTGAATCGTCTCTGCTGATGTAGTATCATCTTAAAAAATCGAATGTCTTAAGTGAATAATTAATGACTATTTATTGACATTAGTATTCAAGTTGGCATTTTTTATGCGTAAATTTAACAAAGGCCTCCTATCAACTGACGTTTGAAAAGTCGAGATAtttgatataataaaaaaaatgatggaagtTTAAGTACTCCCCATATTATTGCCTCTTTTTTTAATGTGGTGATGGTCTTTCAAGGTGCAATAATGTTAGGAGCCGTTAGTAGATAAGTTAAGTGGACAAACGGAATGAAagaattgcttttgatcagcaTAGTGTAttcatataaaaatgaaattgtttatAAAGTACATAAAAATGACTGTATTACTGCTAGTTAGATATCGATCTTAAATCAAAGTCAACACAAAGCGACAAATACTTAGCAGTTCCTTACATTAATGTCACCTTTCTcaatcatcttcaaaatcatattatatataggACGACGGATATTGCAATGGGCATTACAAGTTCCGCACGCATTCCTGAAAGGATCGAGCTGGGGTGAAACTGTTCGACAAGCATCTCAAGAAGATTGCACCACGAATCCCATTTTGGACATGAACATGCGAAGGTTTTCGTATCATAGGATCATCAGCCGCCACGAGAATGGTTTCTTTGGTTCATGTTTTGTAATGACCAAGTTGAGCATCTCAAGCATGCCAACATCCTTCCAGTTTTCAAATGAAGATCTGATGGCTCAGGATCCGTGAATCCCATCCTGTTTGTCGATCCATGTCGCGAGAAGTATTGACCATCGAGATGATCAGCGGACGCAAACGCTAATCTTGAATCAAGACAAAATAAAGGTGGAAAGTGGAAACGAAGGAAATTCCGTTGAGAACAGAgcatatgccttgagcatctGATTGCCGGAGGGCGGCACCGGTGTAGAGAGATATCATATCGACTCTTAATGTTTAAAATGTTATCGGAATTAATCAGAGAAGAAAATTCCTGCAAATTGGAGGGATAGTTAGAAAGGAGAAGATGACTTATGTGAAGGATGCAGGtcaagagttttttttcttttttttctttttgggtgggGGGGCGATAAAAATTTTCGTTAAACTAATCCAAGATGGAAGAACCCGAGAAATGGATCTAAGGAGACAATAAGCTGCGAAGAGGGGAGGATACCCAATGCTGAGGTAAGCCATTTTTCCTATGGCTTTTGGCCACCCAATCCGTGACCACATTGGCTTCTTTAGGACGATAACAAACCTGAACATTGGGAAAATTAAACAAAACGTCCTTACTTATTATGGATTGATTCTTGAGCCTCCCACGTGAGTTGGTGAGGACTTGATATTGCTTCAGCCAAGACCAAGCATTCCGTTTCGACGGGGACCACATTGCTTAGGAAAGGGAGGGCGCGTCTTGTGTTTACGACTCTAGCGTTCTGAGGGGAGAGAACACAATCGAGGGCTTCAACCACGGCACAAGCCTCGACCAAGAGGAAAGACGACGCTGCCACCGATTTCGTGCCACCATTCGACAATCGGTCGGCGGAATCGCAGCAGACCCATCCGATCAACGCAAGCGTTTCACCGGGGACAAAAGTCCCATCGACATTTACCTTAAAGTTGCAAGCCCTAGGTGGCTTCCAGTAGGTAGATGTGTCTCTTTTCTAGGTTTCGATTTGCTTCCAGCTAAGTTCCATTTTTGAAAGCTTTGTAGTGTGATGAGAGTTGTTTCCACCACATTGTTGGGGTCTGGCGACAGTTGTCCCAAATACAAACCCGTTCTTGGCCTTCCATGTACTCCACAGAACCAAGGCAATTGTGGTTAGATCTGGCAAGTTCTTATGCTTCGATAGATTACAGAGCCACTCAAAAGGGGTAACCTAGTTGCATGGGAAGAATTAGGCAAAAACTTCAAGGATgaataccacaaaaatcttaaactagtatATCCGTAATAAATTCAcgtcaaactaattttttgaatataaaaactctaaacttatacatttgcgacaaatttaccctattttaattaattttcattaaattttaccattaaattattgagttaaaCAACACATAATAGTTGACGGTTTCTACCCTCCGTTTGTCATAgatttatcaatttatgattttttgtggtattagggtgcgtttgggaactacttttggggaaagcctttaggaaaatgcaaagacctttgagttaaagatgttttccaaaatgcaactgtgtttggtaaattatactttAAAAGTCAATTTTGAAGTAACTTTGGgaaaaatagtgtttggaaaaacTACATTTACAAAAGAATtggtgattaataaaaaaagaaaaaaattatcaaaaataaataaaagagttcacCGAGAGAGGCAGGCGGCCGTCGGCAGCCTCGGCGGCCCCCGAGACGACCGGCAAGGGCCGCCTAGGGTCgtgcgacctccggcgagggtcgcccgaggtcggacGACCCCCTCGAGAGCCcttcgccgaggtcgcgcgacctcgcggcggcggcgcgacCCTAGATCCggtcgtcggaggtcgcgcaacctcgcggcgaccggatccgggtcgcgccgaggtcgcgcgacctccgcgactGTTTTGGGTCGCGCGGTCGCGCTTGAAGTTGCACAACCTCGCGGCgaccggatccgggtcgcgccCATCGctgcgaggtcgcgcgacctccgcaACCCGTGATCCGGGTCGCGCCTGAGGTCGCGCCTAAGGTCGCGCCACCCGTAGCCGGGTCGCGGCGACGCAACTCGCGGGCCGTCGGGACTCGCAAGCGGTCGCGGCGACTCGCTAAGTGATGgtcgccgcgacctcgccgactCGCCCAAGTCCATCGCCGCCTCTCGAGCTCGTCCACGCGCCGGAGAAGAAGTGAACAATGAGACATGTGAACAAAGGACCTCCACCTTCcgagaatgctgaaagcccaaggcagccctagacctgccttgggctttcagcattgcCAATGCCAACTTCCCCGTAAGTCCCTTCGAAAATGGTTCCCAAACACCTCCACTTTGGCCCAAACATCTTTAGCtcccaaagccccttgaaaAGGgattcccaaacgcacccttaatccaatttaacggaaattaatgggtgataaatttatcataaatgcaCTGGTTTAGAGATTTtggtagttaaaaaattaatttaagataaatttgtcatagatgtattAGTTTGAAGCTTTTCGTTATAATAACCTAAAAATATCTATGAAACCCAACACGGAAGAAGGCTCGACCTTCAATGGGCTGGCTTATATCATGAGTTGGGCTTTTTGGGAGGGCCGAGGTCCTCGGCCCGCGATGCATACGGCCCATCACGGCCTGAGGCGGTTCTCCTCCTCAAAGGCTCTCCGAACAACACCACCACGACGACGACGAAAGCCGAAAGAGCGTGCACAAGATCACCACCACCGAGTACCCTGCGCTGTCGATTGCGGAACTTGAAGAACTCGAATTTGATCTGCGGAGCTCCATCATGGTACACCCTTTTGCGTTTTTGCTCTTCCGGATTAGTCGGGAACAAGCTTTTTCCGCCGAACGGCGCATCCGTTGCTTGATGTCGCGCCTCTCGTTCTTGGAATTCTGATGATCTCTTGCGGCTTCTGGGTGGCTGGCTTGGTTTAGGCTGTGTTAGATTTGTCGATGGTGTTTTGTTGGGCTCTGCTCTTGGATTTTTTCTGCGCGAAATTGGGTCTTCTCGTGACTTTTGATTGCCGGTTGAGCTCATCGctttcctttgacttttctcCTTTTATGTGAAGTTGAATACCGTCTTCATCGTGAATTTGATTGGTTCTTTCTtgggttttcttctttgttcttggTTGTAATTGAAGAAGATAGTGATggctttttttccattttatgagGGGATTCAGGTGGGGGAGCTGTGGTTTATGTTGATCATATCTGTCTTTGAATTTAAAGAGGGTCACGATGTGGTTTCTGTCAAATGACGAGCTTCAGTGGAATTGGTTTCCGATTATccagaaatttgttattttttgtgtGGAAATGTTCAACATGGAGCTTATGATACAATAGAGAAACTCTGTTGGTCAGCTCGATTCTACCTGCTTCGCACGAGGACTCGCTTCGAGCTTGGTGGATGAGAGCATGAATGAACATTTTGCATCTCAGAGCTGTGCTTTTAGATTTTGATGGCACCAAATGTTATAGAAAAGCTTACCTAGATGAAAATAGATATATCCCAATTAATCACGCACTGATTTCCAAGTTGGGTTTCTCCTACCTCCTAGTTGTTAATTTTATATGCTACTCATTCTGGATATGATCATGTCATATATAAGCTGGCTTGCCAATTTCCTATGTTGGCCTGCATATGACTCAAGCTGCATATTTAACTTCTTTCTCATCTGTGCGTGTTTTAGATTCACTTTGTACTTCTGATCAGTCGTCAAGGGAAGGTCAGGTTGACAAAATGGTATTCTCCATACACACAGAAGGAAAGAACCAAGGTATTGTCCTTATTCTGAGATACCATTTCATTAAACCTCACCAATGATTCTTGATAAACTGATAAGATTTGAGCACCTGAGCTTAGTGGCTGCTTGTTGTTGCTGAAGTTATTGTCATGTACCTTTTTGCATTGCTCTGTTGATTTATTGTTTCTTCGTGCCCCATTTTACTGATCTGCTTATGTGGGTTACGCTGTCATCTGAGAAGGTCATCCGAGAGCTCAGTGGATTAGTTCTTAGTAGAGGACCTAAACTTTGCAATTTTGTGGAGTGGAGAGGATTTAAGGTTGCTTACAAAAGGTAATTTATGAAGATTAGTTAGATTTCCATCCACAGAAGAATACATGGCTTCAGTTTATAGCACTCTGCACCCCATTTTTTATGACCAAGTTTATTTCAATGATGTTGTGCAGATATGCCAGTCTCTATTTCTGTATGTGCATTGATCAGGAAGACAATGAGTTGGAGATCCTGGAGATAATTCATCattttgttgagattttggACCGGTACTTTGGCAGTGTGAGTACACACTTTTTTACTCATAAGATACTGAGATGTTTGTATTAAGTTCCAGATCTCACCACAAATTTTTTAACTCTTCACAGGTTTGCGAGTTGGACTTGATATTTAACT
This Eucalyptus grandis isolate ANBG69807.140 chromosome 7, ASM1654582v1, whole genome shotgun sequence DNA region includes the following protein-coding sequences:
- the LOC120296137 gene encoding RING-H2 finger protein ATL18-like, which codes for MYCLVYAQSGVSTAMLIFYTCMWLPLMQLRIAVSRVLAFVFCKYQPQESSCSFQLPVGRFQDLQKSGGEEEKEDGDHEKTCSICLVDYEGEHLVSKLHRCGHVFHMDCIERWLERSQFTCPLQEACV
- the LOC104415933 gene encoding AP-1 complex subunit sigma-1, which codes for MIHFVLLISRQGKVRLTKWYSPYTQKERTKVIRELSGLVLSRGPKLCNFVEWRGFKVAYKRYASLYFCMCIDQEDNELEILEIIHHFVEILDRYFGSVCELDLIFNFHKAYYILDELLIAGELQESSKKTVARLIAAQDSLVEAAKEERSSISTIIAQATK